GCTGCCATCCCAGAGCCAAAAGCTAAAGCAGCTTCTCCACCTTCAAGTGCCGCCATTTTTTCCTCTAATACAGCCTGAGTTGGATTACCTAAACGGGTATAAATGTATCCGGTTTCTTCGCCAGCAAATCGATTTGCACCTTGTTGAACGTTGTCAAATACAAACGTAGATGTTTGATACAAAGGAGTAGCTAAAGCGCCATGAAGCTTATCTGGCTTTTGTCCAGCATGTACAGCTAAAGTTTTAAAATCGTGTTTTTTAGTCATAAAAATTCCTCCTAATAAGTGTTAATTTAGGCGATTGCAAAACTCTCCAGCTCTTAAAACCCAATATGTGTTTTTATAGAGAATCCCAAAACCCCGACACCTAGTGTCAAGTGATATACTCGGGCAGGGGAAAAAATCTGGTCGTTTGCAATTACCTAGCCTTTAATTATATTATTAGCAATATCCGTACCAACATTTACACCCCTATAAATTTGGTTTTTCACACTAATATAAATACATTTCGGAACTTTTTGTTTCCATACATTCTTAAAATCTGGCTAATTCCTTGTTTAGCGCTCTTTTATTTGGAAATCTTCCGTTCCGCTTCTGCAAACTTTTGTTTCCAAATTGTGTTTTTTTAGCTTTTTTCTTACTGCTGTATGGGATATTCCTAAGGCATCTCCAATTTTTCGAGTTGATTTATATTTTTTTGCAGCTTCTACCAAAAGCTTTTTTTCTAGTTCATTTATTTTTTCTTTTAATGTCCTTCTGTCATCTGCTTCTTTGCTAAAATTTTGCTCTAAATTTAAAGCATCAACATTAATGTCTTGGTGTGTTGATGTCAATATTACAGCTCTTTCAATCACATTTTCTAATTCTCTTACATTTCCCGGCCAATAGTAATTATGCAATGCTTGTGTTGATTTTTCGCTAAATGCACCGACTTGCTTATCCATAACTGTCTGATATTTATCTAAGAAAAATTTTGCTAACATTATTATATCTTCTGGTCGTTCTCTTAGAGGTGGTATATTTATAGGTATAACATTGATTCTATAATATAAGTCTTCTCTAAATTTATTATTATTAACCAACTGCTGAAGTGGTTTATTTGTTGCAGTAATAACTCTTACATCTATAGGTATTTCTTGATTTGATCCAATGCGCCTTATTGTTTTTTCTTGAAGAACTCGTAAAATTTTCACTTGAATATGCATCGGCATATCACCAATTTCATCTAAAAAAACTGTCCCCCCTTTTGCAAACTCAAACAGACCCTGCTTTCCCTCTTTTCTAGCTCCTGTAAAAGCCCCCCCTTGGTAACCAAAGAGCTCACTTTCTAAAAGTGTATGGGGTAAGGCTGCGCAGTTTATGGGAACAAAAGGATGATTTTTTCTCTCGCTATAGTTATGTATAGCTCTAGCAAATAGTTCTTTTCCTGTACCACTTTCTCCTTGTATAAGAACAGTGGCCTCACTTTGTGCCGATAGTTTTGCTAGCTCAACCCGTTGTTTCATTTTTTCACTATTAAAAACAATCTGTTCAAAGGTTATGTCATTAGGCTTTGTCAGCGAATATACCAACTGTCTTACTTGTCTCATATCCTGCATGGTTGCAACTACACCCATAGTGTTTCCGTAATCATCTTTAATAGGTTTTCCTGTAGTTAAATAATGAACCTGCCTGTTATTAATTTTTAAAATCATCTCTTTATTTTCGTAACCTATGCCAGATTTTAATGTTTTTAACATAGGTACATCTTTGTTTAACACCTTACTAACATGTTTCCCCAAACTTTTATCTGCGGAGAGATTTAAAATAGTTTGAGCTGCTTGATTTAAACCGTTTACCTTACCCTGTTGGTCTATGGACATAATTCCCTCGGAAACAGCTTCAATGGTTTCCGACAGCTGTCTTTCTTTTTTTTCTATAGGAAGTACAGTAATCTCTTCGATAAATTCAATATCACGATCAGTTTCTAACTCAATTTTTAATTTCTCTTGTCCTTGCTGTGCATCAAACTTAATAAAAATTTCTCTAGGAAGAACTTCCATTGCTTGTATATTTACTTTATGGTTATTGAAGATATTTAGTACGTCTAGTACCATACCCACCCTGTCTTTTGTGTGTATTTTCCAACGCATTTTATCCCTCCCAAGTTTAAGATTACAAAACCCTACAAATTTTTATATAACGGCTTTCTAAAGTTTTAAAGCACCTCCCAACTACCTAGTAGGGGGTTAAGATCTGGCATTATGCAGTTTCCCCTAAGTTGCTGGGGCTTTCGCTATCATTATTTAAAGACTAACTAAATGAACAGCCGGTCGTTCAAACAGACCCGTCTTTTGGGTGTAGTCAAATAAAACAAAGGTAGTTTCTTTTTTGCAATGAATGGGATTATAGCAGAACTTTTCCACTACAATTTTTTTATATATTTCTGTTGGCCTTTTTCCTGTTAGGCTGGGAAGATATTTTGCAGTATTTTCTTCGTTTTTTAAAAACTCAAACACCGTATCTTTCAATTTAGCCTGCTGCCGGAAAAAACTAGGTAACCTGTGGGTTCTTTTATGTTGAAGATAATCAAATACCAGTAGTTCTTCAATAACTATTCTATCAACTTTATTTTGCCCAAATTCCAGCAAAATTTTAAACTTGTCGTCGTGGGAGATGTTTTTATTTAACAACCCCTTTTCCACAAAAAAATGGTGCAAATCTTCAAAAAAATTAAATTTACTACTGTATTTTTCTAAAATGAAAGCTATTGTGGAATCATATTTATGGCTGTTGTAATACGTTTCTACTACTGCTTCTATATCCTTTAAATAACTTATGTCGCTATAACTCATATAATTATTTTCTAATATTTCATATGGTGGAAACTTGTTATATTTATACCCATGCTTTTCCGCCTCTTTTTTTATTTTAGAACCTTTGAGCATCTTTAAAAATCCTAACTGAAGCTTATGGGGTTTTAAGTCTACTACATTATCAAAGGATTTTTTAAAGCTATCAATATCCTCGTAGGGCAATCCGGCTATAAGATCTAAATGCTGATGAATGTTTTGCATATGATTAACAGACTGCACTTTTTCGCTAAGAATGCTAAAGTTTGTAGTCCTATTAATTGCTTTTATGGTTTTTGGATTCGTAGATTGTACTCCTATCTCAAGTTGCACCCTATTTTTGGGCATAGCTGACAAAATTTCTAAGATTTCCATAGAAAGTAAATGAGCTGTAACTTCTAGGTGAAATGTTGAACCGGTTTCAAGCTCTTTTATAAATTGGAGTATCTCTATGGTTCGTGAATTTTGACAATTAAAAGTTCTGTCCACAAATTTTATGGTTCCATCTGCCTGAGCTAGGTGCTTAAGTTCTTTTTTAATTCTCTCGATGGGAAGAAGTTTAACTTGTTTATGTGTAGATGATAAACAGTAAGAACAGTTAAAGGGGCAACCTCTACTTGCCTCATAATATAAAAGTTTATTTTTGTATTGTTGCATATCCTCTCCTGCATAGGGGAAAGGCAAATCACTTACACTAACCTCAGCGCAGTAACCTCCATCATGCTCTCGAGTCAGTAGACCAACACTATTGTAAACTGGCAAACCATCAGCTAGTTTTTCTATTATGTTTGAAAAGATTTCTTCCCCTTCACCTTTGATTATATAATCAACATATGGATGTGATTGAAAAAAATCTTTTCCTTCATAGCTTACTTCTGGTCCTCCAAGAATTATAACAGTGCTGGGTAGAATCTGCTTTAAACTTTGACATATTTTTAGAACCATCGATATATTCCATATGTAGCAAGAAAAACCTACTACTTCAGGTTTCTTCCTGAAGATTTCTGCTAAAATTTCATCTAGGTGATTATTTATTGAAGGTTCATAGA
This genomic interval from Proteinivorax tanatarense contains the following:
- a CDS encoding sigma 54-interacting transcriptional regulator, which gives rise to MRWKIHTKDRVGMVLDVLNIFNNHKVNIQAMEVLPREIFIKFDAQQGQEKLKIELETDRDIEFIEEITVLPIEKKERQLSETIEAVSEGIMSIDQQGKVNGLNQAAQTILNLSADKSLGKHVSKVLNKDVPMLKTLKSGIGYENKEMILKINNRQVHYLTTGKPIKDDYGNTMGVVATMQDMRQVRQLVYSLTKPNDITFEQIVFNSEKMKQRVELAKLSAQSEATVLIQGESGTGKELFARAIHNYSERKNHPFVPINCAALPHTLLESELFGYQGGAFTGARKEGKQGLFEFAKGGTVFLDEIGDMPMHIQVKILRVLQEKTIRRIGSNQEIPIDVRVITATNKPLQQLVNNNKFREDLYYRINVIPINIPPLRERPEDIIMLAKFFLDKYQTVMDKQVGAFSEKSTQALHNYYWPGNVRELENVIERAVILTSTHQDINVDALNLEQNFSKEADDRRTLKEKINELEKKLLVEAAKKYKSTRKIGDALGISHTAVRKKLKKHNLETKVCRSGTEDFQIKER
- a CDS encoding B12-binding domain-containing radical SAM protein, with product MKTLLIGINAKYVHTNIAIRYLHQKVKDIVNIESEIYEPSINNHLDEILAEIFRKKPEVVGFSCYIWNISMVLKICQSLKQILPSTVIILGGPEVSYEGKDFFQSHPYVDYIIKGEGEEIFSNIIEKLADGLPVYNSVGLLTREHDGGYCAEVSVSDLPFPYAGEDMQQYKNKLLYYEASRGCPFNCSYCLSSTHKQVKLLPIERIKKELKHLAQADGTIKFVDRTFNCQNSRTIEILQFIKELETGSTFHLEVTAHLLSMEILEILSAMPKNRVQLEIGVQSTNPKTIKAINRTTNFSILSEKVQSVNHMQNIHQHLDLIAGLPYEDIDSFKKSFDNVVDLKPHKLQLGFLKMLKGSKIKKEAEKHGYKYNKFPPYEILENNYMSYSDISYLKDIEAVVETYYNSHKYDSTIAFILEKYSSKFNFFEDLHHFFVEKGLLNKNISHDDKFKILLEFGQNKVDRIVIEELLVFDYLQHKRTHRLPSFFRQQAKLKDTVFEFLKNEENTAKYLPSLTGKRPTEIYKKIVVEKFCYNPIHCKKETTFVLFDYTQKTGLFERPAVHLVSL